From a region of the Pseudomonadaceae bacterium SI-3 genome:
- a CDS encoding N-ethylammeline chlorohydrolase (Catalyzes the hydrolytic cleavage of a carbon-halogen bond in N-ethylammeline): MPNTSAEPLDLLLFPTWLVPVEPAGVVLKNHALGIRDGRIVLIAPREHAGQHVAKETRDLSGMLLAPGLVNAHGHAAMTLFRGLADDLPLMTWLHEHVWPAESRWVDEAFIKAGTELAIAEQLQSGITCFSDMYFFPEVVSQLVHKHGVRAQITIPVLDFPIPGARNADEALRKGVGLFDDLKHHPRLSIAFGPHAPYSVSDDKLESIRTLVAEMDIGIHMHVHETAHEVEEALNHYGERPLARLARLQLLGPRFQAVHMTQVNDDDVALLVEHNCSVIHCPESNLKLASGFCPVERLWEAGVNVGIGTDGAASNNDLDLLGETRTAALLAKAVSGSATALNAHRALRMATLNGARALGLDDHTGSLEIGKFADLVAFDLSRLAQQPVYDPVSQLIYSSGRDCVRHVWVAGKQLLDDRHLTRMDEEQLIATAQEWGEKISSKH, from the coding sequence ATGCCTAACACTTCTGCCGAGCCGCTCGACCTCTTGCTATTTCCGACCTGGCTTGTCCCGGTCGAGCCAGCTGGTGTTGTGCTGAAGAACCATGCGTTGGGAATCCGTGACGGGCGCATCGTGCTGATAGCACCCCGTGAACACGCCGGACAGCACGTGGCCAAAGAGACGCGTGACCTTTCTGGAATGCTTCTTGCGCCAGGGCTTGTAAATGCTCACGGCCACGCAGCTATGACCCTTTTCCGCGGTCTGGCTGATGATCTACCGCTGATGACCTGGCTGCACGAGCATGTCTGGCCGGCAGAAAGCAGGTGGGTCGACGAGGCGTTTATCAAAGCAGGCACCGAGCTGGCTATCGCGGAACAGCTGCAGAGCGGGATTACCTGTTTTTCTGATATGTACTTCTTTCCTGAGGTCGTCAGCCAACTCGTACATAAACACGGGGTTCGCGCGCAAATAACGATTCCGGTTCTGGACTTTCCTATTCCTGGGGCCCGCAACGCCGACGAGGCGCTTCGTAAAGGTGTTGGGCTGTTCGACGACCTCAAACACCATCCACGCCTAAGTATCGCCTTTGGCCCCCACGCTCCCTATTCGGTCAGCGACGATAAGCTGGAAAGCATCCGGACATTGGTCGCAGAAATGGACATCGGCATACATATGCATGTCCATGAGACTGCACATGAGGTGGAAGAAGCGCTGAACCACTATGGTGAGCGCCCGCTTGCACGCTTGGCGCGCCTACAGCTTTTAGGGCCTCGCTTTCAAGCCGTGCACATGACCCAGGTAAACGACGACGACGTTGCTCTGCTGGTCGAACATAACTGCAGCGTGATCCATTGCCCTGAGTCCAACCTGAAATTGGCCAGCGGTTTTTGTCCTGTGGAGCGTTTGTGGGAAGCCGGCGTGAATGTGGGCATCGGCACTGATGGAGCGGCCAGCAACAACGATCTCGACCTGCTGGGAGAAACCCGCACCGCGGCACTGCTTGCTAAGGCCGTTTCGGGATCGGCGACCGCTCTTAATGCCCATCGCGCGCTGCGTATGGCCACGCTCAACGGTGCACGCGCTCTTGGGCTGGACGATCACACCGGATCGCTCGAGATCGGGAAATTCGCGGATCTAGTGGCCTTCGATTTATCGCGCCTAGCACAGCAGCCCGTTTATGATCCCGTATCCCAACTTATTTATTCCAGCGGCCGAGACTGCGTGCGTCATGTCTGGGTTGCCGGTAAGCAACTGCTCGACGACCGTCATCTCACCCGCATGGACGAGGAGCAGCTCATCGCCACCGCCCAGGAATGGGGAGAGAAGATCAGCTCAAAACACTGA
- a CDS encoding acetylneuraminic acid synthetase — MTPFHIDGFPVGGERVYVIAEVGNNHNGSLELARQLVDAAIEAGADCVKFQLRNRDALYRRKADGSRAEDLGVEYIQDLLDKVELSLDEHREVRAYCAQKGITYLCTPWDEPSVDALADFDVAALKIASADLCNPYLIAKAASLGKPLILSTGMSFEHEIVRAIEQLNALGTPFALLHCNSAYPAPESDIQLGYLRRLQELHGLIGYSGHERGIAITLGAVALGAKLVERHITLDRGMEGPDHLASLEPSEFRQLVDGIRQLELALPWQGPGRHASQGELLNRENLGKSVIAACDITRGTVMDASMLRIASPGQGLPPYRLPELLGKPAGRDIALGDFLFDSDLSEQAQEQGLAFDLPIRWGVPVRYHDFLDYRRRISPDLFEFHLSYRDLSLKPQPFLAEVDCSRLVVHAPELFENSELLDLASDDPAYRQRSIDNLQRVVDATLQMGEFFPNADARLIVANIGGFSADEPRPQAMRPELYERFHEACRQVDFAGTELIPQNMAPFPWHFGGQRYQNIFMMPEELAAQARDHGLRLCLDLSHLQMTCFHFGLDFQQALALLLPHSAHLHVADAKGINGEGVLMGTGDIDWPATWAQICQHPQVSFIPEVWQGHKDHGAGFWSALQFLTRLA, encoded by the coding sequence ATGACCCCATTTCACATCGACGGCTTCCCGGTTGGCGGCGAGCGCGTCTACGTCATTGCCGAAGTCGGCAACAATCACAACGGTTCGCTGGAGCTGGCTCGGCAACTGGTCGATGCAGCCATCGAGGCCGGTGCCGATTGCGTCAAGTTCCAACTGCGCAACCGTGACGCCCTGTATCGGCGCAAGGCCGATGGCTCGCGCGCCGAGGATCTGGGCGTTGAGTACATTCAGGACTTGCTGGACAAGGTGGAGCTCAGCCTCGATGAACACCGCGAGGTGCGCGCCTATTGCGCGCAGAAGGGTATTACCTACCTATGCACGCCGTGGGATGAACCCAGTGTCGACGCGCTGGCCGACTTTGATGTGGCCGCGCTGAAGATCGCCTCGGCCGATCTGTGCAACCCCTACCTGATTGCTAAAGCCGCGAGTCTGGGCAAACCCCTGATCCTGTCCACCGGCATGTCCTTTGAGCACGAAATCGTGCGAGCCATTGAACAGTTGAATGCGCTGGGTACGCCATTCGCGCTGCTGCATTGCAACAGCGCCTATCCCGCCCCCGAGTCCGATATCCAGCTTGGCTATCTGCGGCGCTTACAGGAATTACACGGTCTGATCGGCTATTCCGGTCATGAGCGTGGCATCGCCATTACCCTCGGTGCAGTCGCGCTGGGTGCCAAGCTGGTGGAGCGGCACATCACCCTGGATCGCGGTATGGAGGGGCCGGACCACCTGGCCAGCCTGGAACCGAGCGAGTTTCGCCAACTGGTCGACGGCATCCGTCAACTGGAGCTGGCATTGCCTTGGCAAGGTCCGGGTCGCCATGCCAGTCAGGGCGAGCTGCTCAACCGTGAGAACCTCGGCAAGAGCGTGATCGCCGCATGCGACATCACCCGTGGCACCGTCATGGACGCGTCAATGTTGCGTATCGCCAGCCCTGGTCAGGGCCTCCCGCCGTATCGTTTGCCGGAGCTGTTGGGCAAACCGGCTGGTCGCGATATCGCTTTGGGCGATTTTCTCTTCGACAGTGACCTGAGCGAGCAGGCCCAGGAGCAGGGCCTGGCGTTCGACCTGCCGATCCGCTGGGGGGTGCCGGTGCGCTATCACGACTTCCTCGATTACCGCCGACGGATCAGCCCGGATCTGTTCGAGTTCCACCTGTCCTACCGTGACCTCAGCCTCAAACCACAGCCGTTTCTCGCCGAGGTCGACTGTTCGCGCCTGGTGGTGCACGCGCCAGAGCTGTTCGAGAACAGCGAGCTGCTGGATCTGGCCTCGGACGACCCGGCCTATCGCCAGCGTTCGATCGACAACCTGCAGCGGGTGGTGGACGCGACCCTGCAAATGGGCGAATTCTTCCCCAATGCCGATGCGCGCCTGATCGTTGCCAACATTGGTGGCTTTTCCGCCGACGAGCCGCGCCCGCAGGCGATGCGCCCGGAACTTTACGAGCGCTTCCACGAGGCCTGCCGTCAGGTGGATTTCGCCGGCACCGAACTGATCCCGCAGAACATGGCGCCGTTCCCCTGGCATTTCGGTGGTCAACGTTACCAGAACATCTTCATGATGCCCGAGGAGCTGGCCGCCCAGGCACGCGACCATGGCCTGCGTCTGTGCCTGGATCTGTCGCACCTGCAGATGACCTGCTTTCACTTCGGCCTCGACTTCCAGCAGGCGCTGGCGCTGCTGCTGCCGCATTCGGCGCACCTGCATGTGGCCGATGCCAAAGGCATCAATGGCGAAGGCGTGCTGATGGGCACCGGCGATATCGACTGGCCGGCCACCTGGGCGCAGATTTGCCAGCACCCGCAGGTCAGCTTCATCCCCGAAGTTTGGCAGGGGCACAAGGATCATGGCGCCGGCTTTTGGTCAGCGCTGCAATTTCTGACTCGGCTCGCTTGA
- a CDS encoding lipopolysaccharide biosynthesis protein RfbH, giving the protein MSEQTAQQLRQQISELVGRYAEQHLATVPFVPGQVAVPASGKVIGAGELQTMTEAVLDGWLTTGRFNEAFEKRLARYLGRRSVLTTNSGSSANLLAFSALTSPRLGDRAIRKGDEVIGVAAGFPTTVNPILQFGAVPVFVDVELGTYNIDPAQVEAAIGPRTKAIMLAHTLGNPFDLKVIRDLCDRYGLWLIEDCCDALGSTYDGRQVGTFGDIGTLSFYPAHHITMGEGGAVFTDSPLLKRIVESFRDWGRDCYCAPGEDNTCGKRFCWQLGDLPEGYDHKYTYSHLGYNLKITDMQAACALAQMDRVDDFIAARKRNFAWLSERLAGCGDQLILPHATPGSDPSWFGFPLTLRDGCGIERVGLLRYLDEQRVGTRLLFAGNLTRQPYMQGQEYRVCGELTMSDKAMRDTFWIGLWPGLSEDHLEHAARSLETYVRRLR; this is encoded by the coding sequence ATGAGTGAACAGACGGCGCAGCAGTTGCGCCAGCAGATAAGTGAGCTGGTCGGTCGCTACGCAGAGCAGCATTTGGCCACAGTTCCGTTCGTACCTGGCCAGGTTGCGGTGCCTGCATCCGGGAAGGTAATCGGTGCGGGTGAGCTCCAAACTATGACAGAGGCCGTGTTGGACGGCTGGCTGACCACAGGGCGTTTTAATGAGGCTTTTGAAAAACGCCTCGCCCGGTATCTCGGCCGCCGCAGCGTATTGACCACCAACTCCGGCTCTTCAGCGAATCTGCTGGCCTTTTCGGCGCTGACTTCGCCTCGTCTGGGCGACCGAGCAATCCGTAAGGGTGACGAAGTGATCGGTGTGGCAGCCGGATTTCCAACCACGGTCAATCCCATCCTGCAATTTGGCGCTGTACCAGTGTTCGTCGACGTCGAACTGGGAACTTACAACATTGACCCAGCTCAGGTAGAGGCGGCTATCGGGCCGCGCACCAAGGCCATCATGCTCGCCCACACGCTGGGCAATCCGTTTGATCTCAAGGTCATTCGCGATCTGTGCGATCGCTATGGATTGTGGCTGATTGAAGATTGCTGCGACGCCCTTGGTTCAACCTACGACGGACGTCAGGTAGGCACCTTCGGCGATATTGGCACCCTTAGCTTCTATCCGGCGCATCACATCACCATGGGCGAGGGCGGCGCGGTGTTTACCGATTCGCCATTGCTCAAACGCATTGTTGAATCCTTCCGTGACTGGGGGCGGGATTGCTACTGCGCACCTGGCGAGGACAACACATGCGGCAAGCGATTCTGCTGGCAACTGGGTGATCTTCCCGAAGGGTACGACCACAAGTACACCTATTCGCACCTTGGCTACAATCTCAAGATTACCGATATGCAAGCTGCCTGCGCCCTGGCGCAAATGGACCGGGTGGATGACTTCATCGCTGCGCGCAAGCGCAACTTCGCCTGGCTCAGTGAGCGGCTGGCCGGCTGCGGCGATCAGCTGATCCTGCCACACGCCACACCTGGTAGCGACCCTTCCTGGTTCGGTTTCCCATTGACCCTGCGCGATGGTTGCGGCATCGAGCGGGTCGGGCTGCTGCGTTATCTGGATGAGCAACGTGTGGGCACGCGCCTGCTGTTCGCCGGCAACCTGACGCGCCAGCCTTACATGCAGGGCCAGGAGTACCGCGTGTGCGGTGAGCTGACGATGAGCGACAAGGCGATGCGTGACACCTTCTGGATCGGCTTGTGGCCGGGGCTGTCCGAGGATCATCTGGAGCATGCGGCGCGCAGCCTGGAAACTTATGTGCGGAGGCTGCGCTGA
- a CDS encoding YciK family oxidoreductase, which yields MFEYSARPDLLKNRIIMVTGAGRGIGEAAAKAYAAHGATVLLLGKNEDNLNRVYDEIEAAGWPQPAVIPLNLETALPHQYDELAATVEREFGRLDGLLLNASIVGPRSPIEQLSGDNFMRVMQVNVNATFMLASTLLPLLKLADDASVIFTSSSVGRKGRAYWGGYAVSKFATEGLMQVLADELDGTSSVRSNSINPGATRTDMRAKAYPGENPEVNPLPAEIMPAYLYLMGPDSQDVNGRAFDAQ from the coding sequence ATGTTCGAGTACTCCGCCCGTCCCGACCTGCTCAAGAATCGGATCATCATGGTCACCGGCGCAGGGCGCGGAATTGGCGAAGCCGCCGCGAAAGCCTACGCAGCACATGGAGCGACCGTCCTTTTGCTTGGTAAGAATGAGGACAACCTCAACCGTGTTTACGACGAGATTGAGGCAGCCGGCTGGCCTCAACCCGCCGTGATACCGCTCAATCTGGAAACGGCCTTACCGCACCAATACGACGAACTTGCCGCCACCGTTGAACGGGAGTTCGGACGGTTGGACGGCCTGCTCCTTAATGCCAGCATCGTCGGCCCCCGCTCACCGATCGAACAGCTGTCAGGCGACAATTTCATGCGCGTCATGCAAGTGAATGTCAACGCAACCTTCATGCTCGCCAGCACCCTATTGCCTCTGCTGAAACTGGCTGATGACGCTTCCGTGATTTTCACCTCCAGCAGCGTTGGCAGGAAAGGACGCGCCTATTGGGGCGGATATGCCGTTTCCAAATTCGCCACCGAAGGCTTGATGCAGGTGCTGGCTGATGAGCTCGACGGCACCAGCTCTGTGCGCAGCAATAGCATCAACCCAGGTGCGACCCGTACCGACATGCGCGCAAAAGCCTATCCAGGGGAGAATCCCGAAGTGAATCCATTGCCCGCGGAAATCATGCCTGCCTACCTTTATCTGATGGGCCCCGATAGTCAGGACGTAAATGGGCGGGCGTTTGACGCCCAGTAG
- the rfbG gene encoding CDP-glucose 4,6-dehydratase, with protein sequence MVVSPAFWAGRRVFLTGHTGFKGGWLTMWLQELGAEVQGYALPANTSPAFWQVAGLHEKVPGTLADIRDAKRVLCAVTNFQPEIILHLAAQPLVRESYRLPAETYAINVMGTVNLLEAVRQCDSVRAVVVVTTDKCYDNREWVWPYREQDALGGHDPYSSSKACTEILCASWRDSYLRKKGVALATARAGNVLGGGDWAADRLVPDILSTWQAGESLSLRYPHAVRPWQHVLEPLSGYLSLAQALIEQGDTMASAWNFGPDADALVSVGELVEKLARGWEGVAHWKIEPLAQPHEAGLLALDSAKARRVLSWRPRWTLDQTVRRTLDWHAAWLTDADMHTFTRGQIAAYQGETDE encoded by the coding sequence ATGGTCGTGAGCCCGGCATTCTGGGCGGGCCGCCGAGTCTTTCTTACCGGACATACCGGCTTCAAGGGCGGCTGGTTGACCATGTGGCTGCAAGAGCTAGGGGCCGAAGTGCAAGGCTACGCGCTGCCTGCCAATACCAGCCCAGCGTTCTGGCAAGTAGCAGGTTTGCATGAAAAAGTGCCCGGAACATTGGCCGATATTCGCGATGCGAAGCGCGTGCTCTGCGCCGTCACCAACTTCCAGCCTGAAATCATTTTGCATTTGGCCGCCCAGCCGCTGGTGCGTGAATCTTATCGGCTGCCAGCGGAAACCTACGCGATCAACGTGATGGGCACGGTCAACCTGCTCGAGGCGGTGCGTCAATGCGATTCAGTGCGAGCCGTCGTGGTCGTGACCACTGACAAGTGCTATGACAATCGTGAGTGGGTCTGGCCGTACCGTGAGCAGGACGCTCTTGGCGGGCATGATCCGTACAGCAGCAGCAAAGCGTGTACGGAGATACTTTGCGCGTCCTGGCGCGATTCCTACCTTCGAAAAAAAGGCGTAGCTCTGGCCACGGCGCGTGCTGGCAATGTACTCGGTGGTGGTGATTGGGCAGCTGACCGTCTGGTTCCCGATATCCTAAGTACCTGGCAGGCCGGTGAGTCGTTGAGCCTGCGCTATCCTCACGCCGTGCGGCCATGGCAGCATGTACTCGAACCTCTGAGTGGTTATTTGTCCTTGGCTCAAGCCTTGATAGAGCAGGGCGACACGATGGCCTCGGCCTGGAACTTTGGTCCTGATGCTGATGCGCTTGTCAGTGTTGGTGAGCTGGTTGAAAAGTTGGCGCGGGGCTGGGAGGGCGTGGCGCATTGGAAGATCGAACCGCTTGCGCAACCGCACGAAGCTGGCTTGCTTGCATTGGATTCCGCCAAGGCGCGGAGGGTGCTGAGTTGGCGGCCTCGCTGGACGTTGGATCAGACCGTCAGGCGTACCCTGGATTGGCACGCCGCCTGGCTTACTGACGCGGACATGCACACATTCACCCGCGGCCAGATCGCGGCATATCAAGGCGAAACCGATGAGTGA
- a CDS encoding sugar kinase, which yields MSLLVQALRIREQQSILDAVECIEAGTLQIAFVVDEHMRLLGVVTNGDVRRHLLQGGKTDEPVTACMNEEFRSVRIGAPREDLLKAFDLGYIALPGLDEQGRLVEVYTRQMAASAEVPVLARARSPVRMSFCGGGADLTYFFIDHSAAVLSCTVGLYAHATLIPRDDGRISIYAEDLGREEHYSSLAELLAAPEKSLLATIVAVIKPKYGFDLYLRSDFPVGSGLGGSSAATTATIAVFNELRQDRWNTYEIAELAFQAERLCFGIAGGWQDQYASAFGGFNLIEFENRRNLVHPIRLEGSIRNELESCLVLCDTGISHDSGRLHELQREEIEAELSQTELLSASVTLCRRMHHFLIRGELKAFGTCLDEAWQLKKRFSSAISDGRLDDIYAAALAAGACGGKLLGAGGGGFFLFYVQPQHRQRVVSAVGALGCQTQNFRFESSGVTSWRTKIQ from the coding sequence ATGAGTCTGCTCGTGCAAGCCCTCCGTATCCGTGAGCAGCAGAGCATCCTCGATGCCGTCGAATGCATCGAGGCCGGCACCCTGCAGATCGCCTTCGTGGTAGACGAGCATATGCGCCTGCTGGGGGTGGTGACCAACGGTGACGTGCGCCGCCACCTGCTGCAGGGCGGCAAGACGGACGAGCCGGTGACCGCCTGCATGAACGAGGAGTTTCGTTCGGTGCGTATAGGCGCGCCGCGTGAAGACCTGCTCAAGGCTTTCGACCTGGGGTACATCGCTCTACCAGGCCTCGATGAACAAGGCCGTCTGGTGGAGGTATACACCCGGCAGATGGCCGCCAGCGCCGAGGTGCCCGTCCTGGCACGCGCCCGTTCGCCCGTGCGCATGAGCTTCTGCGGTGGCGGTGCCGATCTCACCTATTTCTTCATCGACCACTCGGCGGCAGTGCTCAGCTGCACCGTGGGCCTGTATGCCCATGCCACCCTGATTCCGCGTGATGATGGCCGTATCAGCATCTACGCCGAGGATCTTGGCCGTGAGGAACACTATAGCTCCCTGGCCGAGTTGCTGGCCGCGCCGGAGAAGAGCCTGCTGGCCACCATTGTCGCGGTGATCAAGCCCAAATACGGCTTCGACCTTTACCTGCGTTCGGATTTTCCCGTTGGCTCTGGCCTGGGCGGCTCGTCGGCGGCCACTACCGCGACCATCGCGGTGTTCAACGAGCTGCGTCAGGATCGCTGGAACACCTACGAGATCGCCGAGCTGGCGTTTCAGGCCGAGCGTCTGTGCTTCGGCATCGCCGGTGGCTGGCAGGATCAGTACGCGTCGGCCTTCGGTGGCTTCAACCTGATCGAGTTCGAGAACCGGCGCAATCTCGTCCATCCCATTCGCCTGGAGGGCTCCATCCGCAACGAACTGGAGTCCTGTTTGGTGCTGTGCGACACCGGCATCTCGCATGACTCCGGGCGCCTGCACGAACTGCAGCGTGAGGAGATCGAGGCCGAGCTGTCGCAAACCGAACTGCTCAGCGCCAGCGTTACCCTGTGTCGGCGCATGCACCACTTTCTTATCCGGGGGGAGCTCAAGGCGTTCGGCACCTGCCTGGACGAAGCCTGGCAATTGAAGAAGCGCTTTTCCTCGGCCATCAGCGATGGCCGGCTTGACGACATCTACGCGGCCGCACTGGCTGCCGGAGCCTGTGGCGGCAAGCTGCTGGGCGCTGGTGGCGGCGGCTTTTTCCTGTTCTACGTCCAGCCCCAGCACCGCCAGCGCGTGGTCAGCGCCGTCGGCGCGCTGGGCTGTCAGACCCAGAACTTCCGCTTCGAATCGAGCGGCGTGACCTCATGGCGAACGAAAATCCAATGA
- the rfbF gene encoding glucose-1-phosphate cytidylyltransferase — translation MKAVILAGGLGTRISEESHLKPKPMIEIGGKPIIWHIMKIYSHFGINDFVICLGYKGYIIKEYFANYFLHMSDVTLDMAENRMHIHNRHAEPWRVTLVDTGEGTGTGGRLKRVREYLSEETFCLTYGDGVANVDILKLIDFHYGHGKLATVTAVQPPGRYGALNVQGDQVRGFQEKPLGDGGWINGGFFVLEPAVIDYIDADATTWEDEPMRQLADEGQLMSHLHRGFWHPMDTLRDRNLLEDRWKSGQAEWRLWS, via the coding sequence ATGAAGGCGGTGATTCTCGCGGGGGGTTTAGGAACTCGTATCAGCGAAGAGTCTCATCTCAAGCCCAAGCCAATGATCGAAATAGGTGGTAAGCCAATTATTTGGCACATCATGAAGATTTACTCCCACTTCGGGATCAATGATTTCGTGATCTGCCTAGGCTACAAGGGCTACATCATAAAGGAATATTTCGCCAACTATTTCCTTCACATGTCCGACGTCACGTTGGACATGGCAGAGAACCGGATGCATATCCATAATCGACACGCGGAACCCTGGCGGGTGACCTTAGTCGACACTGGAGAGGGTACCGGGACCGGGGGGCGGTTGAAGCGTGTAAGGGAGTATCTGAGCGAAGAAACGTTTTGCCTTACCTACGGCGACGGCGTTGCGAATGTCGATATCCTCAAGTTGATCGACTTTCACTATGGGCATGGAAAACTCGCCACGGTTACAGCGGTACAGCCGCCCGGTCGCTACGGCGCGTTAAATGTGCAAGGGGACCAAGTGCGGGGCTTTCAGGAAAAGCCGCTAGGTGACGGCGGTTGGATCAATGGTGGCTTTTTCGTGCTGGAGCCCGCTGTTATTGACTACATCGATGCTGACGCCACTACTTGGGAGGATGAACCCATGCGGCAATTGGCCGATGAAGGCCAGTTGATGAGCCACCTGCACCGAGGTTTCTGGCATCCGATGGATACGTTGCGCGACCGCAACTTGCTCGAAGATCGATGGAAAAGCGGCCAGGCGGAGTGGCGACTATGGTCGTGA
- a CDS encoding N-acetylmuramic acid 6-phosphate phosphatase MupP gives MRLRAVLFDMDGTLLDTAPDFIAVAQAMRMARGLDRVPDQQVRDVVSGGARAMVLSAFDVDPLSDEFEILRLEFLERYQRHCAVESKLYEGMAELLSEIEQADLIWGVVTNKPVRFAEPIMQQLGLASRSAVLVCPDHVSQSKPDPEPMLLACSQLDLDPATVLFVGDDLRDIESGRAAGSRTAAVRYGYIHPDDDPDTWGADVVVNHPLELRQFLELRTLD, from the coding sequence ATGCGTCTGCGCGCAGTGTTATTCGATATGGACGGCACGCTGCTCGATACCGCTCCGGACTTTATCGCCGTGGCTCAGGCTATGCGCATGGCGCGCGGCCTAGATCGTGTTCCCGATCAGCAGGTGCGTGACGTCGTTTCCGGTGGTGCTCGGGCGATGGTACTCAGCGCCTTTGACGTCGACCCGCTTTCTGATGAGTTTGAGATACTTCGACTGGAGTTTCTGGAGCGATATCAACGGCACTGTGCCGTTGAGAGCAAGCTATACGAAGGGATGGCAGAACTGCTGAGCGAGATCGAGCAGGCAGACCTGATCTGGGGTGTGGTCACCAACAAGCCGGTGCGTTTCGCCGAGCCGATCATGCAGCAATTGGGCCTGGCCTCTCGCTCCGCTGTTCTGGTCTGCCCCGATCATGTCAGCCAGAGTAAACCCGACCCTGAGCCTATGCTGTTGGCCTGTAGCCAACTCGACCTCGACCCTGCAACGGTCCTGTTCGTTGGGGATGATCTTCGCGATATCGAGTCCGGCCGTGCAGCAGGTAGCCGTACGGCCGCCGTGCGTTACGGCTACATCCACCCCGATGACGATCCGGATACCTGGGGCGCAGACGTGGTGGTGAATCATCCGCTCGAGCTCCGTCAGTTTCTCGAGCTGCGAACGCTGGACTGA
- a CDS encoding HAD family hydrolase: protein MRAYVLCGGFGTRLRSVTDAQKALVPVHGEPFLARVLRQLAGAGVSEVVLCAHYRAEQVAEQLAALARDAGLRLMLVVEPSPMGTGGALLNALREQPAPDRYLVLNADTFLDAEGYGLMLQGQGQGQGQGQGNALLAVRVEDRSRYGSLEVGAEGRLCALLEKGREGPGLINAGVYAFTCETFASAAVRACSMEQELLPELLARETLNVIEYSGRFIDIGTPESLDQYTNDFWMESRS from the coding sequence ATGCGCGCTTACGTGCTGTGCGGTGGTTTCGGCACGCGCCTGCGCAGCGTGACGGACGCGCAGAAGGCGTTGGTGCCGGTGCATGGCGAGCCCTTTCTGGCGCGCGTGCTGCGTCAACTGGCGGGGGCCGGCGTCAGCGAGGTCGTGCTTTGCGCTCACTACCGGGCCGAGCAGGTCGCTGAACAACTGGCGGCTCTGGCGCGGGACGCCGGGCTGCGACTGATGCTGGTGGTCGAGCCCAGCCCGATGGGCACGGGCGGAGCCTTGCTCAATGCGCTGCGTGAGCAGCCGGCGCCGGACCGGTATCTGGTGCTCAACGCCGACACCTTTCTCGACGCCGAAGGCTACGGGCTTATGCTGCAGGGGCAGGGGCAGGGGCAGGGGCAGGGGCAGGGCAATGCGCTGCTGGCTGTGCGGGTGGAGGATCGTAGCCGCTACGGTAGCCTAGAGGTCGGTGCCGAGGGTCGGTTGTGTGCGCTACTGGAAAAGGGCCGCGAAGGACCAGGCCTGATCAATGCGGGCGTCTACGCTTTCACCTGTGAAACCTTCGCGAGCGCCGCCGTACGAGCCTGCTCAATGGAGCAGGAACTACTGCCCGAGTTGCTGGCCCGTGAGACTTTGAACGTCATCGAGTACAGCGGTCGCTTCATCGATATCGGCACGCCGGAGTCGCTTGACCAATATACCAATGATTTTTGGATGGAATCTCGGTCATGA
- a CDS encoding bifunctional 2-polyprenyl-6-hydroxyphenol methylase/3-demethylubiquinol 3-O-methyltransferase UbiG: protein MSNVDHAEIAKFEALAHRWWDRESEFKPLHEINPLRVNWIDEHVSLAGKKVLDVGCGGGILSEAMAQRGATVTGIDMGEAPLSVARLHLLESELEIEYRQITAEALAEEMPEQFDVVTCLEMLEHVPDPASVIRACYKMVKPGGQVFFSTINRNPKAYAFAIVGAEYVLQLLPRGTHDYRKFIRPSELGAWSREVGLLVKDIIGLTYNPLTKHYKLSPDVDVNYMIQTLREA, encoded by the coding sequence ATGAGCAACGTCGACCACGCCGAAATCGCCAAATTTGAAGCTCTCGCCCATCGCTGGTGGGACCGCGAAAGCGAGTTCAAACCGCTGCACGAGATCAATCCGCTCAGGGTCAACTGGATTGATGAGCACGTATCGCTAGCCGGTAAAAAGGTCCTGGACGTTGGCTGCGGAGGCGGAATTCTCAGCGAAGCCATGGCTCAGCGCGGCGCTACGGTGACGGGTATCGACATGGGCGAGGCACCCTTGTCGGTTGCCCGTCTGCATTTGCTGGAGTCGGAGTTAGAGATCGAGTACCGGCAGATCACTGCTGAGGCCTTGGCAGAAGAAATGCCAGAGCAGTTCGATGTAGTGACCTGCCTTGAGATGCTTGAGCATGTCCCTGATCCCGCCTCTGTGATTCGCGCGTGCTACAAGATGGTAAAGCCTGGCGGACAGGTGTTCTTTTCAACGATAAACCGCAATCCGAAGGCCTATGCGTTCGCAATCGTCGGCGCGGAATACGTGCTGCAACTGTTGCCGCGTGGCACACATGATTATCGCAAGTTCATCCGCCCATCCGAACTGGGCGCCTGGAGCCGCGAAGTCGGGCTTCTGGTGAAGGACATAATCGGCCTGACATACAACCCCCTGACGAAGCACTACAAGCTCTCACCTGACGTGGATGTGAACTACATGATCCAGACACTGCGGGAGGCCTGA